One stretch of Halobaculum marinum DNA includes these proteins:
- a CDS encoding LutC/YkgG family protein, whose protein sequence is MTTDTRSAFVDNVERHHATVHRVAPEGVADAVAAVLDPPAVGVSLPDGLDLPPSVVTDPTPADLDAAATGVTAASLGIADYGTVVLAADAAGSEQVSLFPERHVVVLRATDLVPGMREAVGALGDRLRDGASAVLATGPSATADMGDLVIGAHGPREVDVVLVEEPDDTEGAGDDTATADTEGGPDE, encoded by the coding sequence ATGACCACGGACACCCGATCGGCGTTCGTCGATAACGTCGAGCGGCACCACGCGACTGTCCACCGGGTCGCTCCCGAAGGCGTCGCCGACGCGGTCGCGGCGGTGCTCGATCCGCCCGCCGTCGGCGTCAGCCTCCCTGACGGCCTCGACCTGCCGCCGTCGGTCGTCACCGACCCGACGCCCGCAGATCTGGACGCCGCGGCCACCGGCGTCACCGCGGCGAGTCTCGGTATCGCCGACTACGGGACGGTCGTGCTCGCCGCCGACGCCGCCGGCAGCGAGCAGGTGTCGCTGTTCCCCGAACGCCACGTCGTCGTCCTCCGGGCCACCGACCTGGTGCCGGGGATGCGCGAGGCCGTCGGCGCTCTGGGGGACCGACTCCGCGACGGCGCCAGCGCCGTGCTGGCCACCGGCCCCTCGGCGACCGCCGACATGGGCGACCTCGTCATCGGCGCGCACGGGCCTCGCGAGGTCGACGTCGTGCTCGTGGAGGAGCCGGACGACACCGAGGGCGCCGGCGACGACACCGCAACGGCCGACACGGAAGGAGGTCCCGATGAGTAA
- a CDS encoding FAD-binding and (Fe-S)-binding domain-containing protein: MSSDIPSPPDDGPDLTDADYDYAADDVAQPGLVADLEELVDGDVRFDTYSKQLYATDASAYRRTPIGVVLPRHTDDVAAVMSYCADEEIPVLPRGGGTSLAGQTVNEAVVLDFTRYMDEIHEVDPDASEATVDAGAIVEEINEAAAPHGLKFGPDPAWRDKSAIGGAIGNNSTGSHSLKYGKTDAYVEEAEVVLADGSVETFGEIAVETMREEADPDGEVLERIYAELVRIIDEEGDAVTERYPDMKRNVSGYNLDVLVDEARGEWADQGIGAGGSGEPGTVNLARLMCGSEGTLGIVTEATVSLVKVPETKAVALLTYDSLNEAMDDVAPILEHDPAAVEVLDDTLLDLARETTEFGDVVGLLPDGTDSVLLVEFYADDDDEGRQKVADLVADRCPGTDTVVDPADGRVDTDEPIRAGAAMEAHDADERATFWKMRKSGLPILLGRTSDAKHISFIEDCAVPPEHLSAYAADFQDLLEEVGTFASFYAHAGPGVLHVRPLVDTKSLEGMEQLERIAEGATDLVVKYGGSVSGEHGDGRARTQWNRKLYGDDLWNTFRDLKTAFDPDWLLNPGNVCGDHSLTEHLRFDPEYAFDAGFDPALNWDNENGFQGMAELCHGCGGCRGGQSTTGGVMCPTFRAADEEIQSTRGRANLLRGAMSGDLPADPFSEEFADEVMDLCIGCKGCKRNCPSGVDMAKLKAEVAHERHEREGPSLRDRLFANINLVSRVGSALAPVSNWAAKLPGSGLVAEKALGIASERDLPAFHRTTLRDWYEARGGSTVTEADADRTAVLVPDTYTNYNHPDAGKAAVRVLEAAGVRVELADVEDTGRPAHSMGFLDTARERTAAAVDDLAPRVADGRDVVVVEPSEAVMLQSDLLDLHDSEAAATVAANSYGVLEYVDAFRLDEAMDLDGAGSLTYHGHCHQKATKKDHHAVGVLRRAGYTVDPLDSTCCGMAGSFGYEAEHYSMSTAIANILFDQVTESPGTEVTAPGASCRSQLADREGADGDPPHPVEKVAAALR; this comes from the coding sequence ATGTCTTCCGATATCCCGTCCCCGCCCGACGACGGGCCGGACCTAACCGACGCCGACTACGACTACGCCGCAGACGACGTGGCCCAACCGGGGCTGGTCGCCGACCTGGAGGAACTCGTCGACGGGGACGTGCGCTTCGACACCTACTCCAAGCAACTGTACGCGACCGACGCCTCGGCGTACCGACGCACGCCGATCGGCGTCGTCCTCCCGCGCCACACCGACGACGTGGCGGCGGTGATGTCGTACTGTGCCGACGAGGAGATCCCGGTGCTCCCGCGGGGCGGCGGCACGTCACTGGCGGGGCAGACGGTGAACGAGGCCGTCGTCCTCGACTTCACGCGCTACATGGACGAGATCCACGAGGTCGACCCCGACGCCAGCGAGGCGACCGTCGACGCCGGCGCCATCGTCGAGGAGATCAACGAAGCCGCCGCACCCCACGGGCTGAAGTTCGGGCCGGACCCCGCGTGGCGCGACAAGTCCGCCATCGGCGGCGCCATCGGCAACAACTCCACGGGGTCGCACTCGCTGAAGTACGGCAAGACCGACGCGTACGTCGAGGAGGCGGAGGTCGTCCTCGCGGACGGCTCAGTCGAGACGTTCGGCGAAATCGCGGTCGAGACGATGCGCGAGGAGGCCGACCCCGACGGGGAGGTACTCGAACGGATCTACGCCGAACTCGTCCGCATCATCGACGAGGAGGGCGACGCGGTGACCGAGCGCTACCCGGACATGAAGCGCAACGTCTCCGGGTACAACCTCGACGTGCTCGTCGACGAGGCGCGCGGCGAGTGGGCCGACCAAGGGATCGGCGCCGGCGGCTCCGGCGAGCCTGGCACGGTCAACCTCGCGCGACTCATGTGCGGGAGCGAGGGCACGCTCGGCATCGTCACGGAGGCGACCGTCTCGCTGGTCAAGGTGCCCGAGACGAAGGCCGTGGCGCTGCTCACGTACGACTCACTGAACGAGGCGATGGACGACGTGGCACCGATCCTCGAACACGACCCGGCAGCCGTCGAGGTGCTTGACGACACCCTGCTGGACCTGGCCCGCGAGACGACCGAGTTCGGCGACGTCGTCGGCCTCCTCCCGGACGGCACCGACTCCGTCCTGTTGGTGGAGTTCTACGCGGACGACGACGACGAGGGCCGGCAGAAGGTTGCCGACCTCGTGGCCGACCGCTGCCCCGGCACCGACACGGTCGTCGACCCAGCCGACGGACGGGTCGACACCGACGAGCCGATCCGAGCGGGCGCAGCGATGGAGGCCCACGACGCCGACGAGCGGGCGACGTTCTGGAAGATGCGCAAGTCTGGGCTCCCTATCCTCCTCGGGCGCACCTCCGACGCCAAGCATATCTCGTTCATCGAGGACTGTGCGGTGCCCCCAGAGCACCTCTCGGCGTACGCCGCCGACTTCCAGGACCTGCTGGAGGAGGTTGGTACGTTCGCCTCCTTCTACGCCCACGCCGGGCCGGGCGTGCTCCACGTCCGCCCGCTCGTCGACACGAAGTCGCTTGAGGGGATGGAGCAGTTGGAGCGCATCGCCGAGGGGGCGACAGACCTCGTCGTGAAGTACGGCGGCAGCGTCTCTGGCGAGCACGGCGACGGTCGCGCGCGCACCCAGTGGAACCGCAAACTGTACGGCGACGACCTGTGGAACACGTTCCGCGATCTCAAGACGGCGTTCGACCCCGACTGGCTGCTCAACCCGGGCAACGTCTGCGGCGACCACTCACTCACCGAGCACCTCCGATTCGACCCGGAGTACGCCTTCGACGCGGGGTTCGACCCCGCGCTCAACTGGGACAACGAGAACGGCTTCCAGGGGATGGCAGAGCTGTGTCACGGCTGTGGCGGCTGTCGTGGCGGTCAGTCGACGACTGGCGGCGTGATGTGCCCGACGTTCCGCGCGGCCGACGAGGAGATCCAGAGCACGCGCGGCCGGGCGAACCTCCTTCGGGGGGCGATGTCGGGGGACCTCCCGGCGGACCCGTTCTCCGAGGAGTTCGCCGACGAGGTCATGGACCTCTGTATCGGCTGTAAGGGCTGCAAGCGCAACTGTCCCAGCGGCGTCGACATGGCGAAACTGAAGGCCGAAGTCGCCCACGAGCGCCACGAGCGCGAGGGGCCGAGCCTCCGGGACCGGCTGTTCGCCAACATCAACCTCGTCTCGCGCGTCGGGTCGGCGCTGGCCCCGGTGTCGAACTGGGCGGCGAAGCTCCCCGGCTCGGGATTGGTCGCCGAGAAGGCCCTCGGGATCGCCAGCGAGCGCGACCTCCCGGCGTTCCACCGCACGACGCTGCGCGACTGGTACGAGGCGCGCGGCGGGTCGACGGTGACCGAGGCCGACGCCGACCGCACCGCGGTGCTCGTCCCCGACACGTACACGAACTACAACCACCCCGATGCGGGGAAGGCGGCCGTTCGGGTGCTGGAAGCGGCGGGCGTGCGCGTCGAGTTGGCCGACGTGGAGGACACCGGTCGCCCGGCACACAGTATGGGCTTCCTCGACACGGCGCGCGAGCGGACGGCGGCGGCGGTCGACGACCTCGCACCACGAGTCGCCGACGGTCGCGACGTGGTCGTCGTCGAACCGAGCGAGGCGGTGATGTTGCAGTCTGACCTGCTGGACCTGCACGACTCCGAGGCAGCGGCGACGGTCGCCGCCAACAGCTACGGCGTGTTGGAGTACGTCGACGCGTTCCGCCTCGACGAGGCGATGGACCTCGACGGCGCAGGGTCGCTCACCTACCACGGCCACTGCCACCAGAAGGCGACCAAGAAGGACCACCACGCGGTCGGCGTCCTCCGGCGCGCGGGGTACACGGTCGACCCACTCGACTCGACGTGTTGCGGGATGGCCGGGAGCTTCGGCTACGAGGCCGAGCACTACTCGATGAGCACGGCCATCGCGAACATCCTGTTCGACCAGGTAACCGAGAGCCCCGGGACGGAGGTGACGGCGCCGGGCGCATCCTGCCGCTCCCAACTGGCCGACCGCGAGGGCGCCGACGGCGACCCGCCCCACCCGGTGGAGAAGGTCGCGGCGGCCCTGCGGTGA
- a CDS encoding HalOD1 output domain-containing protein has protein sequence MSHQHIRRTDSQQTLSADTRSADTLDVEYAAPEVAVVAAIAAVEGVDITAVDPRLHETFDTDALRLLAVHHGTEWTFAFDVDDHSIAVHGDGTVVVDDTAFSNAFVA, from the coding sequence ATGAGTCACCAACACATCCGCAGAACCGACAGCCAACAGACCCTCTCTGCCGACACCCGTTCGGCCGACACTCTCGACGTGGAGTACGCCGCGCCGGAGGTCGCCGTCGTCGCGGCCATCGCCGCCGTCGAGGGCGTCGACATCACGGCGGTCGACCCCCGTCTCCACGAGACGTTCGACACGGACGCGCTGCGACTCCTCGCGGTCCACCACGGGACCGAGTGGACGTTCGCGTTCGACGTGGACGACCACTCCATCGCCGTCCACGGCGACGGCACCGTCGTCGTCGACGACACGGCGTTCTCGAACGCGTTCGTCGCCTGA
- a CDS encoding pyridoxal phosphate-dependent aminotransferase has product MFPPLAYLQWIEGRPEAAEYDLGSSDLRRLPPVGPDDPVPARLAGLSPPEEDASLTERVAAEYDVDESRVLLTAGASHAGFLACATAGTLTRERVAAATDDGEEVPQPWALVEKPGYEPLVETPRALDMQVARFRRLDPNAVLDPERVEAAAADLTGPLAHVTVTNRHNPTGRLATRSTLADTAAVVDAVGDGYLLVDEVYAPYTCDDGAGPFGGPTAADLPSTVAVGSLTKFHGLGGLRVGWIIGPEEFVERARQVGHYLPTLAAPSVALARRFFAHRDELVADARDHCRENHDLLRTFLDERDDLAGRVDPGSPFGYVEHERADGDAVSQAAWEAGVLVVPGRFFGLDEGVRVSLGRDPEDCAAALDAFSAVLDDL; this is encoded by the coding sequence ATGTTCCCGCCGCTCGCGTACTTGCAGTGGATCGAGGGGCGCCCGGAGGCCGCAGAGTACGACCTCGGCTCCAGCGACCTCCGTCGGCTCCCGCCCGTCGGCCCCGACGACCCCGTCCCGGCCCGGCTCGCTGGGCTGTCGCCGCCGGAGGAGGACGCGTCGCTGACCGAACGAGTCGCCGCCGAGTACGACGTCGACGAGTCGCGCGTCCTGCTGACGGCGGGGGCGAGCCACGCCGGCTTCCTCGCGTGTGCTACCGCGGGGACGCTCACGCGTGAGCGCGTCGCCGCCGCAACGGACGACGGCGAGGAGGTGCCCCAGCCCTGGGCGCTGGTGGAGAAGCCGGGGTACGAGCCGCTGGTCGAGACGCCGCGGGCGTTGGACATGCAGGTCGCGCGGTTCCGCCGCCTGGACCCGAACGCCGTGCTCGACCCCGAACGAGTCGAGGCCGCCGCCGCCGACCTGACGGGGCCGCTGGCACACGTGACGGTGACGAACCGGCACAACCCCACCGGTCGGCTGGCGACGCGCTCGACGCTGGCGGACACCGCCGCGGTCGTCGACGCCGTCGGCGACGGCTACCTCCTCGTCGACGAGGTGTACGCACCGTACACCTGCGACGACGGCGCCGGCCCGTTCGGCGGGCCAACCGCGGCGGACCTCCCCTCGACCGTCGCCGTCGGGTCGCTCACGAAGTTCCACGGGCTCGGCGGCCTCCGCGTGGGCTGGATCATCGGCCCGGAGGAGTTCGTCGAGCGCGCCCGGCAAGTGGGCCACTACCTCCCGACGCTGGCGGCGCCGAGCGTGGCGCTCGCGCGCCGGTTCTTCGCCCACCGCGACGAGTTGGTCGCCGACGCGCGCGACCACTGCCGCGAGAACCACGACCTCCTGCGGACGTTCCTCGACGAGCGCGACGACCTCGCGGGGCGCGTCGACCCCGGTTCCCCGTTCGGCTACGTCGAACACGAGCGCGCCGACGGCGACGCGGTGAGCCAGGCGGCCTGGGAGGCCGGCGTGCTCGTCGTGCCGGGGCGCTTCTTCGGACTGGACGAGGGTGTCCGCGTCTCGCTCGGGCGCGACCCCGAGGACTGTGCGGCGGCGCTGGACGCGTTCAGCGCGGTCCTCGACGACCTGTAG